The DNA region GATGGTACTAACCATATTAACAATTTATGTTTATTGCATGAAAACTCTACCACCGATAAGTGCATAGCAAGCACATCAACTTATTGCAGCTGTTTATAAATTGATTGGGCTGTATGAGGAATAATACTTTTCGAAAAGCGTATCTAGATGATAGTGATAGCTAAACTATTACAACTATTTTATAGAGCTATATCTTTCATAAATTATCTATTAAATAGTACACCGTTATGATACATTTTTTCATGTTGGGTTATTCCATTTTTATTTAATTTTTTTTATAACTCAACGTTTTCTCTTTGTATGCCTTTTATTTTATACATTTTATGCTTTACATTATTTTGTCTTAGCGTTGTTATTTATTTTTAAACTTAATGTTCTTGCTTCATTTCTTCCTCATGTTTTAAACATAATAAAATTTCTGTTTCTTTTTCTCAAGTTTGAATTATCTTTCACTTTCTTTACCTTTACCTTTACCTCTACCTAATTATATTCACCAACTTATTTTCCAGATTTGAATCTAATTCAGCATTTTTGACTTAAAAGTAAAAAAAGAAATATGTAGTATCTTACTTATTTAATGATTTTTTTGATGCTGTCTGTTACACTTTACAATGTGTAACTACCTTTCAGAATTAAGCTATATCTTGAATCCATTGGCTTAATTGTGTGCAATATAGTTCTAACTATTGGTATACAAATGTGACGCGTATATCTTATCACTCCTTACTAGTTATGATCAAAAAATGTTGATATTACCTGCTGAAACTGATACGGTAAAGGAGCATAGTATATTCTTTGATTGCCAAACAGGTGCTTTGGAATACAGATTTTAGCAGCATGTAGTTTCAATGAATAGTTATAATAAGTATTGCTAATATTATATTTTTTATCTCCAATAATTGGATAACCAATTTTAGCAGCATGGACTCTTAGTTGATGAGTACGGCCTGTAACTGGAATAAATGATACTAAAGACAATTGCGAATTTATTGAGATTGCCTTAACTTGATATTTAGTAATACTAACTTTACCACCATTTTGAGTTTCTATCATTCTATCACCAGTTTTGGTAATATTAGTTATTATTTCACCTGATAACTGACTAGGAACTCCTTGTAAAATAGCAATATACTCTTTTTCAATTGAATGATGTAAAAATGCTTGAGAAAGTTTAATTGCAGTTCCATGATTTTTTGCAATAATAAGTAACCCAGTAGTCTCTCTGTCTAGCCTATGTACTAATTTAAAATCATAATAAAAAGATTTATTGAGATATTTTATCGCGTCATCAAGTGAAAGTGAAATTTTGCTACCGCCTTGAGTTGGTAATAATGCAGGTTTATTTATTATGATATAATCTGAAGTTTCAGCTATTTTATAATTGTTGACAATTTTATGAGCTAGCGCTTTTACTCCGACATTATCTTTTACTTTCTTTTTAAGTTTTATATGCTTTTGATTGCTACAACTTGTTAAATAATCAGCTATAGTAAGTATATCATTATCTTTAACTTGTAACTTTGCTTTAGATTTTGCATCATTAACTTTTATATGGCCTTTTCTTATTCCGCGCTCTATTACACCTTGTGTAAGGTGCGAATATTTTCTTTTTAAGAATTTATCAAGCCTAGTTGTAACTAAGCAGTTACTAATTGTTATTTTCATGAAAATTCAATTGATTTTGCATTAGTGATAATATTAATAACGTAGCATTACAAACATCTAAGTCAACATTGCTAGTGTTGTATAGAATATTACTTACCTTATCATATTTTTGAACTAGCTCCTCAGTTGAGTTAGTATTGCTGATTTTTTCAATAACTTTCATTTCAGCAATAGCGCAATCATTCTTGCTACAATCTTCAGCTTCCTTAAAGCCAACTTTATATCTGATAGATTTTGCGATTAATATCATGCAAGCTTGACCAAATTTATACCATTCTTGTGAATTGAGTTGTATAGATTTTATTTTTTGAATAAATTCTAATTGAATCTTTATAGTTTGGGCATTAAGCATATTAATTAGATTTTGGTATTCAACTTCAGAATATGCTGCTAATGCAGTATTATTACAATGATCAAATTTTTGAGTAAGTAAATGGCAACGCGATTTAATTGTAGAAAGTATGCTTGCAAATTTAGTAGTAATTAAGAAAATATAGCGATTAATCGGTGGATCTTCAAGTATTTTAAGACAACAATTAGCAGAATTAATATTCATATATTCTGCTTCGTATATAATTGCAATTTTTATAGCTGATTTTATCGGTGTTTTATTCAGAAAAAATAGCATATCACGTATTTGATCAACAGTAATAAATTTATCATTGCTATTACCATTCATAGACCTACGTTTAACTAAAATCATATCTTGGTGAAAAACAGCATCATCATGGTGATTGAGTATTTTATTGCAAAATTTCAGTAAAATACTCATAGCACTATCAGAGTTATCAGTATTAATTATCCAAGCATTAGCAAAAATATTATTTTGCCAATTTTTTATGAGAGTATTTAGCATAAATACACAAAATCAAATCACATTTAGCACAAGTTAGTTTTAATTGACTGATTAATAATAGCTTTTGCTGTTGAATGATTAAAAAAATCTTCTACTTTAACCCATTTATTTTGATCTAAGTCTTTGTAGTGTTCAAAAAAATGAAGAATACACTTCTTAAGATCAGTATCTAAATCAGTAATGTCATGAATACTATCATAGCTGCTATCAACCTTGCTATGAGGTACTGCTAAAATTTTTTCATCCTTACCAGATTCATCTGTCATAGTTAATCCTCCAACTGGTCTAACATTAATTACTGATCCTGCAAGTAATGGATATTTTGCAATAACTAGCACATCTAATGGGTCATTATCTCCTGCTAAAGTATGTGGTATAAATCCATAATTGCAAGGATATGACATTGCTACTTGTAAAAATCTATCTACTATTATTGCTCCAGAGTTTTTATCGATTTCATATTTTATGTACTGCTGATTCATTGGTATTTCAATTATAGCATTAACATCATTAGGTACGTTATTTCCAATTTTAATTTTCTCAATAAACACTGCAAATCTCCAATTTATTAATTATTTTTTCATCTATAGCTAGTTAGTATAATTATCATTTATATTAAATAAACTTGTTAAATTAGTCTGCATCATAATCATCATTATGCTGCTTTTCATATTTTTCATGGCGTTCCTGTGATTCAATACATAATGTTGCTATTGGACGAGCTTCAAGTCTTTTTAATCCTATTTTTTCTCCGCTTTCCTCACAATAACCATATTGTTTTAATTCAATTTTCTTTAATGCAGTTTCAATTTTATCAATTAACTTTTTATACCTACTTCTTGTTTTAAGTTCGAGAGCAGTATCTGCTTCTCTAGAAGCTTGATAGTTTAAATCAGGCTCTTTAAGAGGGCCGTCTTTTAGATGATCAATAGTTTCTAAAGATTCCTGAATTAATTCTTCTTTCCATTTTTCAAGCTTTTGCTTAAAATATTCAAGCTGGTTAGGGCTCATATACTCTTCTTCTTCAGAAGGTTTATATCCTTTAGGTAATATTATTTTACTCATAATGCACTATATTATTTTTTAATTAAATACTTATTAAGTTTTATTATTTTGTTCTCTAACTAATGGGTGTGATTTATTATACACTGAAGTTAAAAAATCAGAATTAATTTTTGTATA from Orientia tsutsugamushi str. Boryong includes:
- a CDS encoding RluA family pseudouridine synthase; translation: MKITISNCLVTTRLDKFLKRKYSHLTQGVIERGIRKGHIKVNDAKSKAKLQVKDNDILTIADYLTSCSNQKHIKLKKKVKDNVGVKALAHKIVNNYKIAETSDYIIINKPALLPTQGGSKISLSLDDAIKYLNKSFYYDFKLVHRLDRETTGLLIIAKNHGTAIKLSQAFLHHSIEKEYIAILQGVPSQLSGEIITNITKTGDRMIETQNGGKVSITKYQVKAISINSQLSLVSFIPVTGRTHQLRVHAAKIGYPIIGDKKYNISNTYYNYSLKLHAAKICIPKHLFGNQRIYYAPLPYQFQQVISTFFDHN
- a CDS encoding DNA polymerase III subunit delta', coding for MLNTLIKNWQNNIFANAWIINTDNSDSAMSILLKFCNKILNHHDDAVFHQDMILVKRRSMNGNSNDKFITVDQIRDMLFFLNKTPIKSAIKIAIIYEAEYMNINSANCCLKILEDPPINRYIFLITTKFASILSTIKSRCHLLTQKFDHCNNTALAAYSEVEYQNLINMLNAQTIKIQLEFIQKIKSIQLNSQEWYKFGQACMILIAKSIRYKVGFKEAEDCSKNDCAIAEMKVIEKISNTNSTEELVQKYDKVSNILYNTSNVDLDVCNATLLILSLMQNQLNFHENNN
- the ppa gene encoding inorganic diphosphatase, with product MFIEKIKIGNNVPNDVNAIIEIPMNQQYIKYEIDKNSGAIIVDRFLQVAMSYPCNYGFIPHTLAGDNDPLDVLVIAKYPLLAGSVINVRPVGGLTMTDESGKDEKILAVPHSKVDSSYDSIHDITDLDTDLKKCILHFFEHYKDLDQNKWVKVEDFFNHSTAKAIINQSIKTNLC
- the dksA gene encoding RNA polymerase-binding protein DksA — translated: MSKIILPKGYKPSEEEEYMSPNQLEYFKQKLEKWKEELIQESLETIDHLKDGPLKEPDLNYQASREADTALELKTRSRYKKLIDKIETALKKIELKQYGYCEESGEKIGLKRLEARPIATLCIESQERHEKYEKQHNDDYDAD